Sequence from the Candidatus Sulfotelmatobacter sp. genome:
CGGCGCAGCGCGTCGTCGTCGCCGGGCGCGAAGCAGCGCACGAACGCGGCGTGAAAGCGCTCGAGATCGTCGATCGAGGGCAGCATCGCCGCGCGGGCGCGCCAATAGAGATCGGCCGTCGAGCGCGGCGGCAGGGCGTGCAGCACCTCGGCGAAGGTCAACGCGCGGCGCGCGCCGGCCACCACGCCTTGGGCCCGCAGCGCGCCGTCGAAGGCGGCCGCCAGCGCGGCGGCGTCGCTCACGCCGCGCCTTCGCCGCGCGCGCGAGCGATGATCGCGCCGGCCACGCTGCGCGCCAGCGCGACGTCCTCGGGATACTTGAGCACCGCGCCCAGCGAGGGCTCGAAGACCTCGGCGTCGAGCCGGTTCGCGCCGAGCAGCTGCAGGGTCTGCGCCCAGTCGAGCGACTCGGCGATCCCGGGCGGCTTACGCAAGCCTTGCTCGCGCAGCGCCGCGGTGCCGCGCGCGACGTCGGCGGCCAGTTCGGGTGCGACCGCGGGCAAGTGCAGGCGCAAGATCTCCAGCTCGCGGGCGACCGACGGATGTCCGATCCAGTGGTAGAAGCAGCGCCGCTTGAGCGCGTCGTGCAGGTCGCGGGTGCGATTCGAGGTCAGCACGACGATCGGCCGGTGGACCGCGGCGATCGTCCCGCGTTCCGGGATCGTGATCGCGTAGTCGGACAAGAACTCGAGCAGGAACGCTTCGAACTCGTCGTCGGCGCGGTCGATCTCGTCCACCAGCAGAACGATGCCGCGCTCGCGGTTCGCCCCCAGCGCGGCGAGCAGCGGCCGGCGAATCAAGAAATCGTCGGCATACAGATCGGGCGGCCGTTCGTGCGCGCCTTCGGCGCTGCGGATCGCCAGCAGCTGCTTGCCGTAGTTCCAGTCGTAGGCCGCGCTGGCCAGGTCCAGGCCCTCGTAGCACTGCAGGCGCAGCAGCTGCGCGTCGAAGACGCGAGCCAGCGCGCGCGCCGCGTCGGTCTTGCCCACGCCCGCGTCGCCCTCCAACAGGACGCCGCGTTCGAGGCTGACCGCGCAGGCGAGGGCGGTCGCCAGGCCCACGTCCGCGACGTACCCGGCCTGCAACAGACGGTGACGGAGGTCCTCGACGTCGACCGCGTGCGCCATGCGCGAGGCTTCGCAGCCGCCCGGACCGATCCTGGAATCCGCTTGCTTCATGCATGCCGCTGGGCGGCAAGGAGATTCGAGTCACCCCAGGGGAACTTCGGCGTCCGCTACTTTTCAGGGAGAGAAGCGTCTGATGCAGACGATCGAGCTGACCGTCAACGGAAAGCGCGCGTCGATCCAGTGCGAGCCACGTTTGCTCCT
This genomic interval carries:
- a CDS encoding MoxR family ATPase; the encoded protein is MAHAVDVEDLRHRLLQAGYVADVGLATALACAVSLERGVLLEGDAGVGKTDAARALARVFDAQLLRLQCYEGLDLASAAYDWNYGKQLLAIRSAEGAHERPPDLYADDFLIRRPLLAALGANRERGIVLLVDEIDRADDEFEAFLLEFLSDYAITIPERGTIAAVHRPIVVLTSNRTRDLHDALKRRCFYHWIGHPSVARELEILRLHLPAVAPELAADVARGTAALREQGLRKPPGIAESLDWAQTLQLLGANRLDAEVFEPSLGAVLKYPEDVALARSVAGAIIARARGEGAA